tgtctctcttctattcgctctctctctctcttgtgtctTTGGTCACTCGGCTCGGTTTTGCTCACATTCTTTGATGGCCATTTTaaccgtttttgttgttgatgttgctgttgcagaaGCAGCCCGCCTGAGACcataaatcgatcgatcgggcaccgagaaggagaatgGGCTACGCCACACACAAATATGCCTAATCCTCTACctcctcgcacacacgcacgtacacgaTTGGCATGGATTTTCGGGAGTGTAAAATAGGATGTAAATGTTGCGATTATGCAAACTCTCCAATCCCTTCAccagaggggtgggggggctgGCCTCGCCATGAAGCGTGCATTGCGGAGGGGTCAGATTGTGTAAGACCGACTGATAgatggggggtgggtgggggggaatCGTCACTTTTCACTTTGACACTTTGGCACTTTCCCTAACCCACAGCCAGGACCTCCGCCCTGTCATGTCATTAAGGAGTCGTTTGTCAATGAAATCCACAATCAGCATTGAAGCACCAACACCATATGCAGTCCTCACTTCATTCTCACTGGTGTGCCAGGAATGCCACCTGGATTGTCAGGTGATGAGCCCCATGGGTTGTGGTAGGTAGAGGGAAGGACCTTCCCTAACACAATCCCTCGTTCTCCAACACCGTGTACACAGCTGTTTGCGCCTGTTGTTCCGGGCCCTTAACCTAAAATGTTCCTTCACGGTAGCAGCTGgacctccctttccccctccctggaaaccaccgaaaacacGAAGGACCGCTTAACGAAAGTTAAGTAGTTTCGTCCAAAAAAGGTGGCCGAAGGTGGCCCCAGGTTGCAGCTTGATTAGTGCACATGCCGAACGATGGtatcgcgtgcgtgcgttagATGATTACCTTTGCTTTTGATTATGATTTCCCCGTTATGCTTGCACTATAATTTGACCATTTTGttacgtttttttgttgttgttatcacATGGAGGGCACTGGTTTAtgggacgagacgagagaccGGAGAGACCACCGACTGTTAGGCGAGCAatgggtagtggtggttgcgACGGCGGCGGGATTGAAAGAAGGCAGCCCCAGCAGATGGAGCGGACACTAAGAGATAGGGGCTGAGGCCGGGGAGGGACACACTAGGGAGGAtggggctggctggccttTCTTTTGGTCACGCACACGGGCAACACACGGGAAATTGCTTTAAACCGAAAgacaaatacacacatacacacacacacagacacgcgcggAGGagggttcggttggttgtgtCACGTAATCACGCGGATTCCTCTCGTACGtggccgctgcttctgctgctcgcttgCTAAAAAGGTCCTTGCTGTTCTGCCCTCGGGAAGGTCCTTTATTCACGGGGCACGAGAATTCGCAGACGTGCGTGTATCGTTGGAGCACGGGCACGGATGGCCGTATGGCtggtccctgctgctgctggtggtctgcTGTTCACACGACGTCACGGGCTTCTGAGGTCCCGCCACCTCCCACCGTCTCTGAACCGAACCCAACTGAGGAAAAACTCAAGAACGGCACCAACAGGGTTGTGTTGTGCGCCTAGGACCAGCAGTGGCAGGCCATAGAATGCATAACATGGCCTTTTCCCGAACGCACAGAGCAGCCTCCACGcgccgacgaccacgacgatgacgacgatgacgacgacgacgacgacggggtcgATCGATGTTTTGTGCGCCGTGCCACGCGAgaagtgcgagcgagcgaaagagaaagagagagaaagcgcgATCCCATCCTCAATCGGGGACGGGAGTCcgtttttccattatttaagctgctttcacatcgagcgcgtttaaacgccactaatagacgcagcaggttttttgacgcagaaaacacggttgtagcacatcaaaatatatggaagtgttcacgtaacgcaccgaaagctatttttggagcttttgaagagcttaagagttggcgttttttttcggatctgtaaaaatctacagattgtggcaggttctgagccgactgtagcaggctacgcaagcaagccagcgttgccctttgattttgcaatttgttttggcaggaatgtgttgaaatccgggtaataactgttttgcgtgaagattaaactatttatcatgatttgataaggtggcggtagtgatatggtgctatttttcgtgtattttaaatcgaacTTCGtgcaacctaggtgtgaacaataaattaagcttttgcgtcaaaaaacgccaactttggcgtttttaaaaacgcgctcgatgtgaaagcagctttagcGAGAGCTTTTCCCGTTTTGGTGGGCCAGCCAGGGCGCTAGGATGCAGGGAAAAGAGGCAATCGGAAGGAGGTGTCCCACCAGCTCGCATGCGCAACCGAAGCCCAATGTGGTGCTCGCTTCCACAGGCGGCTAAAAGGGAGAGCATCGACAAACAGTACGGTGGGCCCAGCGCAGGAAGGAACAACAATGGAGGGAGCAGCGGGCACATATGCACTTATCGCACGGAGTGTCTTTCCCGGAGTGGCCAGTAGCATCCACTGTCACCCGCATTTCGCTCGCTCCCACGAGAGAGTTCtttcattaaaaaccattccacctccagcaccagcaccagcagcagcagcagccgaggcGTTGCTTTGGTTTAATAAGTGACGGATCCCTCCCCACACGGTTGTCCGCCGCTGTATGTGGGGGCGACCACAGTGCCCGAGGGTGTGAAGGAGAGCGAGCGCAAAGGGTGCAGAAGGGTTTGGTAAGATTGTAAGTATACCTTCGCGCCTGCAACTGCCGAAGCGAACCCTAATGTATGTTTTATAAGATTAAATTGCTTGCTTATGCAATGGGATCAccgttgcttctgctgctgctgctgatgttggtgAGGTCACATGCATGATGGAAGGCGCGCGAGGACGTTTGGCGCTGGCATCATCATGTTTTAAATAATCTCCTCGGCATTCCACGCGATTTCTGGCGCAAAGTTAGCGTGCCAGCAAGGAGGAAGATTCGCCCgaaacaaatttgttttctttataAAGTCTTCAACCTACTAACGGTTTTCATTGCGCCGAGCGCATTTAAAATACTGGCCAATTCAAACGACGGTTTGCTTGCGCCGGCGACAGCGCTGGCAGCACTGCGATCCCGAGTTCTGAACACTCTCGGCTAAACGTCCGccgcttctgttttgtgttctCCGGGCAttgaccaccacctcctccccctcctccttgcCTTTGCAACGACGCTTCTTCACGCATCATTTTTGTCACCTGCCCCCGGCCTCCCTGCCTCACCTGAGCGTTCTTTGGCTTTATTTCGTGTGTTCTTGTGCGTGATCTCTTGTCTCTTTGTgctcggcgtgtgtgtgccaaaaTGTCGTCGAAACGAAAGCCGGACGGTACGAAGAAGGCGGTGAAAAAGCGGAAGAACTCCGAGTCGAACTACGATTCCGATTTGAGCGATGAATATCCGCGCGCCGGCGGTGGTACGGGCGCGGGCGGTGAACCgtccgccgtcgccgtcgccgcggtCGAGGAGCTGCGTCCGATGGAGAAGCTGCCGGAGGAACTGCTTGGTGCGTACGATAAGGGCCCGGGCAAGCTGCTCATCGCCGGCATGGTGTCCTGGGAGATGACCGGCAAGCGCGACTCCAAGGGTGTCACCAAGATTCGGCCGAATCTGTTCTCCTTTCATCGGTTCACCGGCGAGACGGTAGGCGCCCGCGATGGCGGCCACAGCGGCGGGCTTCCTCCCGACTGTGTGTCTATGTTTGTGCAAGCGTGTGTTTGCATGCTCCTTTAATGCGCCGCTTGCTGGTtgctagaaagagagaccatGAACCAAGCAGGCCAGGTGTTGCCGTCGCTTTGCGTCCTTTGATGGCGCTGACGGCGATGAAGGTCGGCCTAAATGTCCGAAATGTTTTAATTCAACCgattcttttttctcctcGCTTCCCCCGGGTGGATTGCAGTACCGTTCGGCGGCCAGTTTTTGCGCGGCCGCACACTCCGTCCTGATCGATACGAATTGGAAGGCTTTCACCTTCGGTAAGCTGAAGGGACCGAGGGAGGGGATCGAAGTTGTGAAAGGATTTAAATTCTAACGGAAATTATCCATACAGGACGCAATCAGCTGAGTCAGCTCGGTCACGGTGACACGACGACGTACGAGAAACCAACGCAGGTGGCCGATCTGGCCGATTTCAATGTCATCCAGGCGGCATGCGGTCGCAACCATACGCTCTTCCTCACCGACACCGGTACCGTGTACGCGTGCGGTGACAACAAGAGTGGCCAGTGCGGTGTTGGCAACAAGACGCCTACCATCACGTCGCCGACGCGCATCAGCTACAATGGACCGCCAATTATTAAGGTCGGATGTGGGGCCGAGTTCTCCGTCATCCTCGACATCAAGGGCAATCTGCACACGTTTGGGCTGCCCGAGTATGGCCAGCTGGGGCATAACACCGACGGACGGTACTTTGTCAACTCGACCAAGATGTCGTTCCATTTCGAGCTGCAACCGCGCAAGGTGCTGGTGTACATGGAGAAGAACAAGGAAGGCCACGTCTTGCCAATCGAAAACGTTAACATCATCGACTTTGCCTGCGGCAACAATCACACGGTACGGTTGCCAGGGGGTGTATAGTGTCCTTGTGTGGTGCTTGTTTCTAATGTGCTTCACTGTTCTCCAATACAGGTGGCAATCGATTCCAAAAACCGTGCATACAGCTGGGGCTTCGGTGGTATCGGGCGACTGGGACATGCCGAGCAGAAAGATGAGATGGTTCCGAGGTATATGCGACCACCGGTAGGAAGTTTACTGACGCCAACACTAATACCTATCTTCTTCCGTCGCTCTCTTGCAGACTGATTAAGTTCTTCGACACACAAAACCGCAAGGTGATGCGTGTGTTCTGCGGTTCCTCGTACAGCCTGGCGATCACGGACATCGGTTCGCTGTACCTCTTCGGTCAGAACAAGAAAACGGGAGAGGCAAACATGTATCCGAAGCCAGTACAGGATCTGGCCGGGTGGAACATCACCAGCATAGGCACGGGATACACTTCCATCGTCATCTCGGCCGACGATTCGCTGATCGCTTGGGGTGCCTCTCCAACCTACGGTGAACTGGTAAGAGAATAAGAGAAGATTAGCTCCAGATTAGTCGATCGGTCACTCACCAGGCGCGGTTGCGTGTTTTTCAGGGTCTTGGCGACCTGCAGAAATCATCGTCGACACCCAAGGAGGTCACACGGATGGAGGGCATGAAGATACCGCTGGTGACGCTCGGCTACTCGCACACGCTGATGCTGGTCAACACGGAGCAtgagaaaacgaaggaaaagtaCGACAACTTGCCGGAATTTGTCGTCTAAACCACGCATTCTCTGGAAACATCTCTGATCCTCCCTCCATtgtcttctactactacttcttctacaACTCCATTCCGGGGCATGATCGGCTCACGGTACTCGACAGCATTCTCACCTCTCCTCACAGTCCACTCGCGACGCATAAGCGCAACGATAGGAGAGCCAGGGAGGGAAGAGTAGCGCGCGAGTGGGGCACTGACATTAATTTATAAGACTTAATTTTCCATCTCGGCATCTTAAAGTATTTGTACCGTGGTTAGTAATTAAACGTGCATTTTAGATTCCTGGCGGCTATATCCACGCAAAGGCCGTTTGCGGTTTTAATACAATAAAACAAAGGAAACATCTTCGGTATAGAG
The sequence above is a segment of the Anopheles darlingi chromosome 2, idAnoDarlMG_H_01, whole genome shotgun sequence genome. Coding sequences within it:
- the LOC125951067 gene encoding protein RCC2, with the protein product MSSKRKPDGTKKAVKKRKNSESNYDSDLSDEYPRAGGGTGAGGEPSAVAVAAVEELRPMEKLPEELLGAYDKGPGKLLIAGMVSWEMTGKRDSKGVTKIRPNLFSFHRFTGETYRSAASFCAAAHSVLIDTNWKAFTFGRNQLSQLGHGDTTTYEKPTQVADLADFNVIQAACGRNHTLFLTDTGTVYACGDNKSGQCGVGNKTPTITSPTRISYNGPPIIKVGCGAEFSVILDIKGNLHTFGLPEYGQLGHNTDGRYFVNSTKMSFHFELQPRKVLVYMEKNKEGHVLPIENVNIIDFACGNNHTVAIDSKNRAYSWGFGGIGRLGHAEQKDEMVPRLIKFFDTQNRKVMRVFCGSSYSLAITDIGSLYLFGQNKKTGEANMYPKPVQDLAGWNITSIGTGYTSIVISADDSLIAWGASPTYGELGLGDLQKSSSTPKEVTRMEGMKIPLVTLGYSHTLMLVNTEHEKTKEKYDNLPEFVV